In the genome of Phycisphaerales bacterium, one region contains:
- a CDS encoding family 16 glycosylhydrolase — MLVTYPTLLRRTGHRAVFAALALAGASFSLAQSQLLWSDEFDGTSLNPDHWEYMLGNGCTYGICGWGNNELQWYTARPENIFVADGLLHIVAREDYWNGHRYTSARIRSLNRVDFLYGRMEARIRLPQGAGLWPAFWMLPSNSPYGGWAASGEIDILEAVNIPHAAHGTLIYGGGWPQQVYNSASFSTGGNFADDFHVYTLVWEPDVMRWYVDGVPYHTVTSATWWSSAAPSNPRAPFDHPFHFLLNVAVGGDWPGPPNSTTSFPQVMSIDYVRVYDLCTTCPFHGAPFELPGRIEAEDFDHGGEGVAYHDADAVNHGGQYRAEGVDLQVASHGGYNVGWIEPGEWIQYTIAVRRAGTFDAVARVASPTGGGVFNLLLDGLPIGGDFLVPGTGGWQVWTAVEQRFTLPAGESVLRFANGASVSGYNLSYFDFFFAADINRDGNVDFSDVLPLLLCLGGPGALPSNPACHGQALLKCDIDRDLDLDLWDLAEFQRTYGG, encoded by the coding sequence GTGCTTGTGACGTACCCCACTTTGCTACGCCGCACCGGCCATCGGGCCGTGTTCGCAGCACTCGCTCTGGCCGGGGCGTCTTTCTCGCTGGCCCAGAGCCAACTGCTCTGGTCCGACGAGTTCGACGGCACGAGTCTCAATCCGGATCACTGGGAGTACATGCTCGGCAACGGATGTACGTATGGCATCTGCGGTTGGGGTAACAACGAGCTCCAGTGGTACACGGCCCGGCCCGAGAACATTTTCGTCGCCGATGGCTTGCTGCACATCGTGGCGCGTGAGGATTACTGGAACGGCCACCGCTACACTTCGGCCCGCATCCGTTCCTTGAACCGGGTTGATTTCCTCTATGGCCGCATGGAGGCGCGCATTCGTCTGCCGCAGGGCGCCGGGCTGTGGCCGGCGTTCTGGATGCTGCCTTCCAACTCACCTTACGGTGGTTGGGCGGCCAGTGGCGAAATCGACATACTCGAGGCCGTCAACATCCCGCATGCGGCGCACGGCACGTTGATCTACGGCGGCGGCTGGCCCCAGCAGGTATACAACAGTGCCAGCTTCTCGACCGGGGGCAATTTCGCCGACGATTTTCACGTCTACACGCTGGTGTGGGAACCGGACGTCATGCGCTGGTACGTCGACGGAGTGCCCTACCACACCGTGACGAGCGCGACGTGGTGGAGTTCGGCAGCACCGTCGAACCCGCGGGCACCGTTCGATCACCCGTTCCACTTCCTGCTCAATGTCGCCGTGGGTGGAGATTGGCCGGGGCCGCCGAACAGCACGACGTCGTTCCCCCAGGTCATGTCAATTGACTATGTGCGCGTGTATGACTTGTGCACTACGTGTCCATTCCACGGTGCGCCGTTTGAGCTGCCCGGGCGCATCGAGGCCGAGGATTTCGACCACGGCGGAGAAGGCGTCGCCTACCATGACGCCGATGCCGTCAACCACGGCGGGCAGTACCGGGCGGAGGGCGTCGACTTGCAGGTCGCCTCCCACGGTGGCTACAACGTCGGGTGGATCGAGCCCGGCGAGTGGATCCAGTACACCATCGCCGTTCGCCGAGCCGGAACATTCGACGCGGTCGCGCGCGTCGCGTCGCCCACCGGCGGCGGTGTGTTCAACCTGCTGCTGGACGGCTTGCCAATCGGCGGGGACTTCCTCGTTCCAGGCACCGGCGGCTGGCAAGTGTGGACGGCCGTCGAACAGCGCTTCACGCTCCCGGCGGGCGAGTCTGTGCTGCGGTTCGCGAATGGCGCATCCGTTTCCGGCTACAACCTGAGTTACTTCGACTTCTTCTTCGCGGCGGATATCAATCGCGACGGCAACGTGGATTTCAGTGATGTACTGCCCCTCCTGCTGTGTCTCGGTGGACCGGGGGCACTGCCGTCCAACCCAGCTTGCCACGGCCAGGCGCTGTTGAAGTGCGACATCGACCGTGACCTCGATCTCGATCTGTGGGATCTCGCCGAATTTCAACGGACCTACGGAGGGTGA
- a CDS encoding amphi-Trp domain-containing protein, with the protein MGKREAFSFEALQDAEAVATYLGALADGVREGRVVLRSDGRTLQLGPRGLLRFRIEGKRGKHQSRLVLQVAWREDSGTEEPRPNDLTIDAGKT; encoded by the coding sequence ATGGGAAAGCGGGAAGCGTTCTCGTTCGAGGCCCTGCAAGATGCGGAGGCGGTCGCAACGTACCTCGGTGCGCTTGCGGACGGCGTCCGGGAAGGTCGCGTCGTGTTGCGCAGCGACGGGCGCACGCTCCAGCTCGGTCCACGCGGGCTGCTGCGATTCCGGATTGAGGGCAAGCGCGGCAAGCACCAGTCCCGTCTCGTGCTCCAGGTTGCCTGGCGCGAAGACAGCGGCACGGAAGAACCCCGCCCCAACGACCTGACGATCGACGCTGGCAAGACCTAA
- a CDS encoding HAD-IA family hydrolase, translating into MLNFKARVLSFDCYGTLIDWETGLLAALAPWRRRHVLKVGDEALLAAFGEEEAAVETAARHLRYPDVLRQVLAHLAARHGVSATAAECAAFGDSVGDWPAFGDTVAALQTLQRRYRLLVLSNVDRASFIRTQRQLGMEFDAVITAEDTGTYKPAPGHFRAACAWLAGQGYARDDLIHVAQSLYHDHAPALALGLRTVWVDRRCVRSGPGATRAAGAAVRPTWTVPDLATLALWVDRDSSITS; encoded by the coding sequence ATGCTCAACTTCAAGGCCCGCGTGCTGAGTTTCGACTGCTATGGAACCCTCATCGATTGGGAAACCGGCTTGCTGGCTGCGCTCGCGCCGTGGCGCAGGCGCCACGTACTCAAGGTCGGAGACGAGGCCCTCCTGGCAGCATTCGGTGAGGAAGAGGCCGCTGTGGAAACGGCGGCACGACACTTGCGTTATCCCGATGTCCTCCGTCAGGTGCTCGCGCATCTCGCCGCGCGCCACGGTGTGTCGGCCACGGCCGCAGAGTGCGCGGCTTTTGGCGACTCCGTCGGCGACTGGCCGGCTTTTGGTGACACCGTGGCCGCGCTCCAGACGCTGCAGCGCCGCTACCGGCTGTTGGTTCTTTCCAACGTCGATCGGGCCTCCTTTATTCGCACCCAGCGGCAGCTCGGCATGGAGTTCGATGCCGTGATTACGGCCGAAGATACCGGCACCTATAAGCCCGCTCCTGGCCACTTTCGGGCGGCCTGTGCGTGGCTCGCCGGGCAGGGCTATGCGCGCGACGATCTGATCCATGTGGCGCAGAGTCTGTACCACGACCATGCGCCCGCCCTGGCACTCGGCTTGCGCACCGTCTGGGTGGATCGCCGCTGCGTTCGGAGCGGTCCCGGTGCGACCCGTGCGGCCGGGGCTGCGGTTCGGCCGACATGGACCGTTCCGGATCTGGCCACTCTCGCATTGTGGGTGGACCGTGACAGCTCCATAACATCGTGA
- a CDS encoding biotin transporter BioY produces MRAAAFDMAPARHRSIAAGVGIVGFALLTALGAQVYVPLPQTPVPITLQTLVVMLAGITLGPRLGFASMMFYLLLGAAGYAVFAEARWGFGAILGATGGYLLGFALCQPLIGWCARRANATWRDLIGANLVGHAVVFACGLVWLKIFLGVGWGEAVQLGLVPFLPGCTLKVVLGVLIGKAVLPAARYWWPGRVEAAGR; encoded by the coding sequence ATGCGCGCCGCCGCGTTCGACATGGCCCCCGCCCGTCACCGGAGCATCGCAGCCGGTGTGGGGATTGTCGGTTTCGCCCTGCTTACGGCCTTGGGTGCCCAGGTCTATGTCCCCCTGCCCCAGACGCCTGTACCCATCACGCTGCAAACGCTGGTCGTCATGCTGGCCGGAATCACGCTCGGGCCGCGGCTGGGGTTCGCGAGCATGATGTTCTACCTGTTGCTGGGGGCGGCGGGCTATGCCGTCTTCGCCGAGGCCCGCTGGGGCTTCGGAGCCATCCTCGGTGCCACGGGCGGCTACCTGCTCGGCTTTGCGCTGTGTCAGCCGCTGATCGGCTGGTGCGCTCGAAGGGCGAATGCCACCTGGCGCGATTTGATCGGGGCGAACCTGGTCGGGCACGCCGTGGTATTCGCGTGCGGACTGGTGTGGTTGAAGATCTTCCTGGGCGTGGGCTGGGGTGAGGCCGTCCAGTTGGGGCTGGTTCCCTTTCTGCCGGGCTGTACGCTGAAGGTCGTGCTCGGCGTGCTCATCGGCAAGGCCGTGCTGCCGGCCGCACGGTATTGGTGGCCGGGGCGGGTGGAAGCGGCGGGCCGGTAA
- a CDS encoding NERD domain-containing protein: MKPANRAVPVSPLREPPLRTPGLSQTRQADEILYEGVVPWFTICVLVIYLGVFEWLRWLLTIAPSAWTAAGFTVVAAALTAYFLLRKWPELRAAIRRHTLGAMGERSVAEVLDGLRCGGYEVFHDLVDNGFNIDHVMVGPTGVYVIETKTRSKYVGRRNVHVTYDGRRIRVDGHEPDRDPIGQVHALTERVREIIQVETGLRPPIRPVVLYPGWYVDKQPRGVSVWVLSPKALPGFIRHERTVLKRAVVERIAVVIARHARK, from the coding sequence ATGAAACCTGCCAACCGCGCCGTGCCTGTGTCCCCCCTCCGTGAACCTCCCTTGCGCACACCCGGGTTGTCTCAAACCAGGCAGGCAGACGAGATCCTGTACGAAGGGGTTGTGCCTTGGTTCACAATCTGTGTGCTGGTCATATACCTCGGGGTCTTCGAGTGGCTGCGCTGGTTGTTGACGATAGCGCCGAGCGCGTGGACCGCCGCAGGATTCACGGTGGTGGCGGCTGCGCTGACGGCCTACTTCCTGCTGCGCAAATGGCCGGAACTGCGCGCGGCCATTCGCCGTCATACCCTCGGTGCGATGGGTGAGCGCAGTGTGGCCGAGGTGCTCGATGGGCTGCGCTGCGGCGGCTACGAGGTGTTTCACGACCTTGTGGACAACGGCTTCAACATCGACCACGTCATGGTCGGACCGACGGGGGTGTATGTCATCGAAACTAAGACGCGCTCGAAATACGTGGGGCGCCGCAATGTGCACGTGACGTATGACGGCCGACGTATTCGTGTCGACGGCCATGAGCCCGACCGCGACCCTATTGGTCAGGTACATGCACTGACCGAACGGGTGCGTGAGATCATCCAGGTGGAGACAGGACTGAGGCCGCCGATCCGGCCGGTCGTGCTGTATCCGGGCTGGTACGTGGACAAGCAGCCACGCGGCGTGTCAGTCTGGGTGTTGAGCCCGAAGGCGCTGCCGGGTTTCATTCGACATGAGCGAACGGTCCTGAAGCGCGCGGTGGTTGAACGTATCGCCGTGGTCATTGCACGGCATGCGCGGAAGTAA